The following proteins are encoded in a genomic region of Bicyclus anynana chromosome 12, ilBicAnyn1.1, whole genome shotgun sequence:
- the LOC112048967 gene encoding slit homolog 2 protein: protein MAPLFRECLVIIFIISWQVNNLISACSKVCECSNSMCEMCTFNVTLKDEVNNHHLEVCCQKDLTLFNWIQNSSNKTLTEIVIEYKRTCNTSRIDVDFPYLDTYSIIMRNNSITKLRINVKFTNVREIDLSFNKLQFINNGLFNNFTNLRKLILNRNHISKIYENTFFGLTKLETLDLSENNLTVLTNVFMPLKNLQHLNLSRNNIEFIHNNYFNNWLLQHLDISHNNLRKVSPGALQQLPNLARLLLTDNPHLGITQLDTQLLVGTGRRLQQIDASRTGLCQVPEAFTHSVRFLSLVGNRITSIRCGDLDSYPLLQSLDFCDNKIATIEDDSLGRLEMLLFLNINKNLLTKVPRSLPDGLKYLSINENSIKNITTPDFKELPNLRILLLKSNQIQYIQERVFDDLLSLEMLDISHNPIKFLSPSTFDGPLSLRDLRLCHLNMSLPEKEGSFPLSSPESVQMLHLQSSPGLAKQLLSDSAALAAFSHLQYLDLRMNNLTEIRNDLLFYLSQLKTLRLHGNSINCSAELWLSDWLNSNKSFPHGETCYFSSLEAKSEISKYNCTFPETFTISESLPPVNLYSTEMINKLLRYYGYLNNKTERVKHNNSTKTKNDSDAVLINKTNIENRNIQTSLKEELESIVTRNENKITSNDYLNETTYVKNRESSKVLDQNKIQNDKLNIDHRFLDIEPYIATTSLPKKDDDTREVRMEKPSGRRLNTPVSTKESKPIIWTTEYQIIRYPAPTEAYTVNPNVRLEYSSFKAAHTSYAQYIGMIAVITLMLISLILWASFRLRYKRRQVRALNIDMEDQIEVSNISGGILW, encoded by the coding sequence ATGGCTCCTTTGTTTAGGGAatgtttagtaataatttttataatatcgtGGCAAGTGAATAACTTAATATCGGCCTGTTCGAAAGTATGTGAATGTAGTAACTCAATGTGTGAAATGTGTACCTTCAACGTGACTCTGAAGGACGAGGTAAATAATCATCACTTGGAAGTTTGCTGCCAAAAAGATTTAACGCTGTTTAATTGGATACAAAACAGTTCAAACAAAACTCTTACGGAAATCGTTATAGAATACAAGAGAACCTGTAATACGAGTAGAATCGACGTCGACTTTCCCTATTTAGATACTTACTCCATTATAATGAGGAACAATAGCATAACGAAGTTACGAATTAACGTAAAGTTTACCAACGTTCGCGAAATCGACTTATCCTTTAACAAACTGCAATTTATAAACAACGGACTGTTTAATAATTTCACAAACCTTCggaagttaattttaaatagaaatcaCATTTCAAAGATTTATGAAAACACTTTTTTTGGGCTCACAAAATTAGAGACCTTGGATTTGTCGGAAAACAATTTAACAGTACTGACGAACGTTTTTATGCCCTTAAAGAATCTTCAACATCTCAATTTGAGCCGCAACAATATAGAATTCATACACAACAATTACTTCAACAATTGGTTGCTTCAGCATTTGGATATATCGCACAATAATCTAAGGAAAGTATCGCCGGGCGCTTTACAGCAATTACCTAATCTGGCGCGGCTGCTCCTTACAGATAACCCGCATTTAGGAATTACACAGTTGGATACACAATTGCTGGTCGGTACCGGCCGCAGACTACAACAAATCGATGCATCGAGGACCGGCCTTTGCCAAGTCCCTGAAGCGTTCACCCACTCTGTGCGCTTTCTATCCCTCGTTGGAAATAGAATAACATCAATAAGGTGTGGCGATTTAGATAGTTATCCATTATTGCAATCGTTGGACTTTTGTGATAACAAAATCGCCACAATCGAAGACGACTCTTTGGGTAGATTAGAAATGctactatttttaaatattaataagaacCTGCTTACCAAGGTGCCAAGGTCACTGCCCGATGGTTTGAAATATCTATCTATTAACGAAAATTCGATCAAAAACATTACCACGCCAGATTTTAAAGAATTACCAAACCTTCGAATCCTATTGCTAAAAAGTAACCAGATCCAATACATTCAAGAGCGTGTCTTTGACGATTTGTTATCTCTAGAAATGCTCGATATATCTCATAACCCAATAAAGTTCTTGTCGCCGAGCACTTTTGACGGCCCGTTATCACTTCGAGACTTGAGGCTTTGTCACTTAAACATGTCTCTGCCGGAAAAGGAGGGCTCATTTCCTCTATCTTCACCCGAGAGCGTCCAAATGTTGCACCTCCAATCTAGCCCTGGCTTAGCGAAGCAATTGTTATCCGACTCGGCGGCTTTAGCAGCCTTTTCGCATTTGCAGTATTTAGACTTAAGGATGAACAACCTTACTGAAATACGAAATGACTTATTATTCTATTTAAGCCAGTTAAAAACTTTAAGACTACATGGAAATAGTATTAACTGTAGTGCAGAATTATGGCTATCTGATTGGTTGAACTCGAACAAAAGTTTTCCACATGGTGAGACGTGTTACTTTTCATCATTAGAGGCTAAGTCAGAAATATCTAAGTACAACTGTACATTCCCAGAGACGTTCACTATTAGTGAGAGCCTTCCACCAGTAAATTTGTATAGTACAGAAATGATAAACAAATTACTTAGATATTACGGATATCTGAATAATAAAACTGAGAGAGTTAAACATAATAACAGTACTAAGACTAAAAATGACTCTGATGCTGTTCTGATTAATAAAACCAATATAGAAAACAGAAATATTCAGACATCATTGAAAGAAGAACTGGAGAGCATAGTTActagaaatgaaaataaaataacttctaATGATTATTTGAATGAAACGACGTATGTAAAAAATAGGGAGTCATCCAAAGTTTTGGATCAAAATAAAATTCAGAATGATAAATTGAATATTGATCATAGATTTTTAGATATCGAACCCTATATTGCAACCACCAGTTTGCCTAAAAAAGATGACGACACGAGGGAAGTTCGTATGGAAAAACCTTCGGGTAGACGATTAAACACGCCGGTTTCTACAAAGGAATCTAAACCAATTATTTGGACGACTGAATATCAAATCATTCGATATCCTGCACCAACTGAAGCGTACACCGTAAACCCTAACGTTAGATTGGAATATTCATCGTTTAAAGCTGCACACACTAGCTATGCCCAATACATAGGAATGATTGCGGTTATAACTCTAATGCTGATCTCATTGATTCTTTGGGCCAGTTTTCGTTTGAGATATAAAAGAAGACAAGTTCGAGCTTTGAATATAGATATGGAGGACCAAATAGAAGTGTCGAATATATCCGGAGGGATATTATGGTGA